Genomic window (Candidatus Scalindua japonica):
TGGGTAATCCGTAATATTGAACGGTTAATGCTCCGCATAAGCAACTACCACCTATGTGTAACACGTGCAGTTATGAATAAATATCGTCAGCCAACAATGCACAAAGCAAAATATGGTATTATGTTAAACACAAATATGGCAAGTTTAAAGTACATTATCCCCGCATAGTGAATAGCATCAAATTTATCAGCCGGTATGTTGAACCATTTACCATGTACCCGACACACCCAATCGTGAGCAAATATAATAAAC
Coding sequences:
- a CDS encoding DUF6868 family protein, which translates into the protein MTIETVRSFLGWCSVINMGLLLYWFLFIIFAHDWVCRVHGKWFNIPADKFDAIHYAGIMYFKLAIFVFNIIPYFALCIVG